GGCATCGCCTTTTTATCCCCTGTCATGCCGGACTTTGTTCCGGCATCGCCATTTGGACATCGAAAATATTTTTACGTTTACTACGAAATTTTAAAAAGGAATAAAAATGAACACTACGATTTTCTTTGCCGGTACTGGTAACATGGGCGGAGCCATCCTCCGCGGTCTTTTGAACGCAGGCACAGACGCCAAGAACATTTTCTTCTTTGACCCGAGCGACAAGGCTGCCGAAGCCGTGAGCGCCCTCGGTTGCGTCCGCGTCAAGAGCTTTGCCGAAGGCATCGAAAAGGCTAACGTCACGTTCCTCTGCGTCAAGCCGCAGATTTTCAAGCTCGTCGCCGCCGAATGGAAGGCAGCCGCATCCGCTCTCAAGAGCGAAAAGACGTTCATCAGCATCATGGCAGGTGTTGCCCGCAAGAGCCTCATCGAAGTGCTCGGTGAAAAGAACCAGGTGCTCCGCGTGATGCCGAACTTGCCGCTCACTGTTGGCAAGGGCTCCGTTGGCCTTGCCACCGACGGCGTCTCCGAAGAAACGCTCAAGCTCGCCGAAGAAATCTTTGGCAACATCGGCGTGACCTGCCGCGTTGCAGAATCCCTCATCGACGCCGTGACCGGACTTTCCGGCAGCGCCCCTGCTTACGTCTTTGAATTCATCGAAGGTCTTACCCGCGGCGGCGTAAAGGCTGGTCTTACCCGCGATGTCGCTTTGAAGCTCGCCCTCGGCACCATCGAAGGCAGCGTCGAACTCGTCAAGCAGTCTGGCAAGAGCCCGAGCGACCTCTGCGCTATGGTTTGCTCTCCGGCAGGCACGACAATCGCAGGCATCGACGCCCTCGAAGAAGGCGCATTCCGCAGCACGCTTATCAAGGCTGTTGTCGCCGGCACAAACCGCAGCAAGGAATTGGGCAAGTAACAAGTGCGCCCGTCCATCGACTTTTTCACAAAAGAAACTTCGACGTCCTCGTTCATCTTGGACGTCCTTTCTTCTGTGGATAACACCGTCGATGTCCACACTCCCACAAGCGACGAGGCACCCGAAATCGCAGAAAATTTGCGTTTTCCACTCGCGCCCATCGTCATTTGGGACCTTGATTCTTTCACTGCAAAAAACGCAGAACTGCTTTCGAGACTTCGCGACTTTAGCCCAGATTCCATGATTCTCGCCTACGCGGAATCTCCCGAAAGCTACACCGAAGTTTCAAGCAAACTCTACGACACGATTCTCTCCGTCGAAGCACTTCGCCTCCACTTGATGAGCAAGATTGCGAGGCTCAAGGAAATCTACAACGCAAAGCGCATTTTCCGCGAAAGAATGTCGCACCTCGTTGGCAAAAGCGATGCCATGCAGCGCCTCCGCAAGAACGTAGAACGCGCCATTTTGCACACAGGCCCCGTCCTTATTCAAGGCGAATCGGGCGTTGGCAAGGACCTGGTCGCAAGAGCTATCGCCTGCGTTTACGACAAATTCGTCACTGTCAACTGCAGCGCCATTCCGGAATCACTTTTCGAAAGTGAACTTTTCGGTCACACGCGCGGAGCATTCACAGGCGCCCAAAACGAACGCATCGGTCTTTTCGAAGATGCAAACGGTGGCGCCATCTTCCTGGACGAAATCGGCGACATGCCGCTCCACGCTCAAGTCAAGCTTTTGCGCGTCATCCAGAATCACGAAATCCGCCCCATCGGTGCAAACAAGACGCGACACATCGACGTGCGCATCATCGCCGCTACAAACCGCGACCTCCGCGAAGAAATTCGCGAGAAGCGTTTTCGCGAAGACCTTTATTACCGCCTGAACGTGATTCCGATGCAGCTTTCACCGCTCCGCGACCGCAAAGAAGACATCGAAGACTTGGCGAATTACTTTATCCGCCAGTACTCGCCTGCAGGCGAACCTTATACGCTCTCGCCTGAAGCGTTGCAAAAGCTCCAGAATCACAACTGGCCAGGCAACATTCGCGAACTCGAAAACGTCATCCAGCGCGCCCTCTGCTTTACCGACCCAGGCGTTTTACGCGCTGAAGATTTGCAAATTGACGAAAATTCCGACAACAATTCAGTGAGTTTCACAAGTGCAGATCGCGCAGCCATAAAAGCATTCAACGCGAGCAATTACGAAGAATTTCGCGAATTGCAGCTCGACGAAGAACGAGAATTTTTGAAATCGACCATCCGCAATTGCGATGGTTCCGTAAGCCTTGCCGCCGAACGGCTCCGTATGAACCGCACAGCCCTTTACAACCGACTCACACGACTCGGCTTAAGCGTTAAAAACGTTCAATCTTAAAACCGCGCTTGCGAAGCGCATCAATCACGTTGTCTTTTTCAAGCGCCAAGTGCGCTACACCGACCACAACAAAAACGTTTCTATCTTCGCGCAAGAAAGTCGCAATTGATTCCGCCATTTTGGCATTGCGATTCACATAAACACGTTGTTCAAAACCATCCTTGAACTTTTGATCGCTAGACAACGATTCATCGCTTTCGTCTTCTTCATCATCTTTGTTCAACAAGCTACGCAATAAATCGTCATCACCCGTTTTCCAGGCATGAATCAAATTACCCACAAGCGTTTCAAAATCTGCAATTTCACGTAAAGTCGTCTTTAAGTAATACACACCCGCCGAATCCGATTCCGTCGTATCTGCAAGCGCGCCAATCTGTTCTTCTGCAGTTTCCAAGCCGACAATGGCCTTGCCATCTGACGCCGCTCTATCCAAAAGCACATAGTCAATCCCATATTCAGGATTCAATCCGGCCTGTTCAAATGCATACGCACTAAGCGTTGTCGCTACAAGCCAGGGGCGCATTTTTTCAAACACCACCATAGGAATATCCCAGGCCGCACAAAGGCTATCTAAAGACTTCCACATTTCTGGCGGCAGAATATCTCGAAGCAACCTATCTTCAAGCATTCCCTGCGAAACCGATTCCTTGCCAATCTCCTTCACGACTTCTTCATCGTTCATGTTGAGTTCGACGGCAAGCTCATCCGAACGTGCAAACGCAGAATCAATCACAGGAGCAAGCGGGTACAAAGTCGAATCCGCCAAATGGATACTCCCCAGCACCCACACCGAAGAATTCTCATCGGACACTTTCCAAAAGAAATGCTTTTGTTCCGATGAACCTGCCGTACTCCGGTTACCCGCACACGATGACAAGCATAGCGCAACACAAAACACACCAATAGCGTAAAATAAAATCAAAGAGCGTCGCATATTTCCGTCCAGTCTAAAAGTCCATTTTTTCGAGCATCCGCAGCCGAAGCCACCTTTACCGTTCCGCCATTTACAACCATAATCTTATCGCAATAGCGTTCCGCGTATTCCACGGAATGCGTCGAAACAACAATGCCCATTTGGCGTTCCACGGCGATTTTCTTGAGCAACCTAAAAAGCGCATGGCTACGCGGAATATCCAAAAACGCATTCGGTTCATCGAGCAACAAGATTTTCACCTGCTGCGCCACAGCCTCTGCCAAAAACACGCGGCTGCGTTCACCATCGCTCAATTCTGCAATCGGGCGATTTGCAAAATTTGCCACATCCAAAAGCGCCATCGAATTTTCGACAATGCGATTATCTTCTTCTGTGCGGCTGTCAAAAATTCCAGAATACGGCGAACGTCCCAAGCGCACAAATTCACTCACGCTCATTCGCGGGGGCACCGCACTCGACATTCGAACAAGCGAGATTTCCTGAGCACGTTCACGAGGCGCCCATTCCGTAAGAGATTTCCCTTCAAGCGAAACCTCGCCTGCCACCGGCGCAAGTAAGCCTGCAAACGTTTTCAAAAGAGAACTCTTGCCGCAACCATTCTCGCCCATCAAAGCTACAACATTTCCCGATGCAAGCGAAAAATCAAACGGGAATTTCATCGACGGGAGCGCTTTACCATAGCCGACAAGCAAATCCTTACATTCCAGCAAAATGTTCTGCGATTCAACACTGGTCATAAAAGCCCCCTAAAGACGCGCACCGGAACCGCGCACAAGCACCCACAAAATCACAGGTACGCCCACCAGCGAAAGCACAGCATTCAACGGCACCGAAGCCGGGAAGAGCCCGCCCAAAAGCGCAAGTGCCACACCGCACAACGCGGCCCCGGGCAAAAGTACGCGATGGTTCGTCGTCTTGAAAAGCAGATAAGCTAAATGAGGCACCGCAATTCCGATGAACGCGACAGGCCCGCAAAACGCTGTCGTAGCACCCGCCAAAAGGCTCGCCCCGAGCAACACGCAAATCTTGGAACGCTTCACGTTCAACCCAAGCCCATGTGCAAAATCATCGCCCAAAAGCGCCGCATTCAAGTACCGCAGCGAAACGCCTATCATCACCAATCCCACAAGCACTGCCGCCACAAAAATCCAGACATCACCGAGCGTCACGCGCCCAAAGCTACCCATGCCCCACGCCACATAAACGCGCAGCGATTCCGAAGAATTCCCTGCAATCAAGACGCTCACAATTGAATCGATAAAGTAGCCCGTCAAAAGTCCAACAATCAAAAGCACGCCCGTCTGCGCAAAACGCGTCGCCGCAAACATCACGACAAGCGTCACAAGCAAAGCCCCAAGCGCCGCCGAGCCCAACACGCCGACACTACCAAAGCCAATTCCCGCCAAAAGCGCAAGCGCCACACCCAAACTAGCACCACTGCTAATGCCAAGTACAAACGGTCCCGCCAGCGGATTCCGGAACACCGTCTGTAGCGACAAGCCCGACACCGCAAGCGACGCACCCGCCAAAATCGCGGCAATCATTCGCGGGATTCTCAAGTTCCACAAAATGTTCGACGAAACATCCGCACCCGGGCTAAACAGCGCCTGCACCACCGACGAAAACGGAATGTTCACCGCACCAAAGCAAAGCGTCGCCACGCACAGCAACACAATCAAAATCACCAACGCAATAAAACCAATCAATAAACGACGCAAGCGAACCTCCAATTATTCAAAAACAACCATAGAAAATTTCAACAAATTTATAAAAAGCTCCGATTCAATACATCTGAATAATACAAAAAAGCATTTGAGCGACAAGACAATAATTTCTATCTTTCCCACCATGCTCGACTATTCTCAAGTTCCAAGTCCCTGTTTCGTACTTGACGAAACGCGTCTCCGCCGCAATATGGAAATCCTCGACGATATCCAGAAAAAGACCGGCGTCAAAATCATCTGCGCTCTCAAGGGTTACAGCTTCTGGCGTTCCTTCCCGCTCATCGGCGAATACCTCGCCGGCGCCACCGCCTCTAGCCTCAACGAAGCCCGCCTCGCGCGCGAAGAGATGAACAAGGAAGTCCACGTCTTTGCACCCGTCTACGAAGACGACGAAATCGACGCCATCCTCGATGCAGCGGACCACATCACGTTCAACAGCTTTTCGCAGTGGCAGCGTTACAAGGACAAGACGCTTGCCCACGGTGTGAGTGCCGGCATCCGCGTGAACCCGGAATTTTCGACAGTCGAAACCGACCTTTACAACCCCTGCGGCAAGTTCTCCCGCCTCGGCGTGACCGAAAAGGAATTCAAGCCCGAACTCCTCGATGGCATTGACGGACTCCACTTCCACGCGCTTTGCGAACAAGACGCCGACGCTCTCGAAGGCGTTCTCGCCGCATTCGAGCGTCACTTCGGCAAGTACCTCCCGCAAATGAAGTGGGTGAACTTCGGCGGCGGTCACCACATCACCCGCAAGGACTACCACCGCGATGAACTCGTGCGCATCCTCAAGGATTTCTCCGCACGCTACCCGCACTTGCAGGTCATCATGGAACCGGGCGAAGCCATCGGCTGGCAGACCGGTGAACTCGTCACAAGCGTTGGCGACATCGTCCACAACGAAATGGACATCGCAATACTCAACGTTTCCATCAGCGCCCACATGCCGGACTGCCTCGAAATGCCGTACCGCCCGAACATCATCGGCGCCGCATTCCCGGGCGAAAAGGCTCACACCTACAAGCTCACGGGCAACTCCTGCCTCGCCGGCGACCAGCTCGGTGATTTCTCGTTCGACGAACCGCTCAAGGTCGGCGACCGCATCATCTTCGAAGACATGATCCACTACACCATGGTCAAGACCACGTTCTTCAACGGTGTACGTCACCCGAGCATCGGCAAGTTCGACGAAAACGGCAAGTTCCACCTACTGCACAAATTCACGTACGAGCAGTTTAAAGAGAAATTGTAATTGACAACGCCACAGTAATTAGTTAGTAGTCATTAGTTCTTAGTCGCATAATCGCGCCATAGGCGCCAAATATAAACTACAGACCTACGACCATTGACTAACAACTCCATTTCATTATGCTATTCCATTCTGAACAAGACACATACAACTGGGCGCTTGGTTTTGCGAAGGAACTCAAGGTCGGCGACAAAGTCGCCCTCTACGGGAACCTCGGCGCAGGCAAGACCGTCATCAGCCGCGGCATCTGCAAAGGGCTCGGTTTCGAAGGCACGGTCTGCTCCCCGACCTACACCATCCTCCACGAATACCCGAACAACCCGCCCATTTTCCACTTCGACCTGTACCGTCTCGAAGGCGGTGCAGACCTTTATGAAGTCGGCATGGATCCGGACTATCTCGAAAGCGGCATCAGCCTCATCGAATGGCCCGAGCGATTAGAAGAAAACGACGCAGGCATCACCCACGTCGTTAAAATCCAAATCGTATCCGAGACCGAACGCGAAATTACATTAACAGTCGTTGGTCATTAGTCGTTAGTTATTAGAAATGCTATTGACCAATGACCATTGACTACAGACTAAAACTTATTGCGCCTTCTTGCGCTTACCCTTACGAGCAAGTTTCTTGTTCGCTTTTTCAATAGAATCGGCAACAGCCTTTGCGCGGAGTTCAGCAGCAACCTGAGCCAAGGAATCCGCAATTGCCTTTTCTCTAGCAATCGAATCGGCGCGAGCAGCGGCAGCAGCAACACTAGCCTTGACAGCTTCGTTTTCGGCAATGTTGTTCCAATCCTTGCGGTCACCCTGATTCAAAAGCATCGGGCCCTTGTATTCCTTCACAATGTTGTATGCAGCAACGGTATCGCGAGCAGCCATGGCGCCCATGGCGTCGGCATACAAGTCCTTCTGCTGGTTGCGCAAGTCTTCGATAGCACCCAAGCGGTTCTGGCGGAGGATTTCCATAGTATCGCTCACAAAACCCAAATCCCAGGTTTCGTTGTAGCAAGATTCAGCTTCGACATACTTTGCCGCATCCGTTTCTGCAGCTACAAACAAGGCGTCGCACTTAGCAAATGTATCGGCACTTTTTTGCTTAGCATACTGGTAGTAGTAATAACCACCTACGATTAAACCGATGAGTACGAGCAAGAACACACCGTCCTGCCAGCCCATAATCGGCGCCTGCGGAAGCTTCGGTCTACCATTGATTGTTTCACCGGCTTCCAGTTTTTCTTCAGCCTCGTCAAACGGGCTTTTTCCATTCAAGAAACTAAACATAGAGTCGTCCTATTTTTTTGAAATTGCGTCAAAGACGCGTGCGTATAAATAAATCTGTTTCAAAAGGCTCGCAAAACCGTTCGAGCGCGTCGGCGAAAGCCCGACATTGAGTCCAATCTTCTGGAAAAACGTCGGATCCACCGAAAGGATATCGGCAGGAGCCATGTCGTTGAAAATCTGCAAGGCAAGCGCACCGAGACCACGGCTAATCAGCGGGTTCGTCGTACCGCCTTCCACATCCATCTCAAAATGAATTTTTGCACCATCAAACTTCGGCACCAGATACATTGTCGAGGCGCAGCCCTGGATAATGAACTTTTCTGCCTTGAGGGAGGCGTCCATTCCCTTGTGTTCACGAGCCAAATCCAAGAGGAATTTCCACTTGTCATCCGGGTCTGTGAACGATGCAAATTTTGCTCTAATCTTTTCTTGACGATCAACAATACTTTCAGACATAATCATACTAATGCAAAAAAGAACGCATTTTCCAAATTACAGACGGGCAAGACCAAAGCACCGCCCAGAAAATTCTAAGTAGAGTCTGCTTTTCACGCGGGAGCTTCGAGAGGCGCATAGCCGCCTTGTCAAACTGTTCATCCTTGATTTTTGCAAGCCCGGGCTTTGCTCTCGCAATTTGCAAATGAGACTTTCCGAGCTTAGCCATCCAACGATCAAGGACAGAAGCTTCAATACGGGCACGAGCGCCATCGTCCGTTGCATTCAGCCATTCATGAACCGCTTCTGCAGTAATCTTTCCGCTAAGGAGCGCTTCAACAATTCCCGAACGGCTCAACGGATTCACGCAACTAGCCGCATCGCCCGCCTTAAAAAGACCACACTTGGCAAGTGGCTTATCAGACTGCCCGCAGGCAATCATGCCACCATAAATCGCCTTGATTTTGGCATTCGGGTAATGCGTCGCAATAAAATGCTTGAGTTTTTCACGCAAAGGCATATCCGGCTTTGCATCCTTCGAAAGCACAAAACCGACATTCACTTCCTTGCCATCACGCGGGAAAATCCAACCGTAACCGCCTTCAAATTCGCTTCCGTAAAGCAAATCGATATGGTCACGTTCGTGTTCAATACCTTCAGCCACAGCAAAAATGCCCGGTTCCAAATCAGTATCACCCGATTCAATCCCTTCAAGGCACGGAATACCACGCGTCAGGCGACAGCCAGGACCACTGGCATCAATAAAAGCCTCAGCCGAAAGCAAAAACTTTTCTCCGCCCACCTGGACATTCAAATTCCAGCCTTTTTCAGCCTTTTCGATGCTTTTCACAAGCGCATCAAAACGGCATTCCACGCCCGCTTCGACGCAAGCATCGGCAATCGCATGGTGGAATTTCGAACGATCGAGCAGACGACCGCAGTCCTTGCTGTAAAATTCAGCCTTATAACCCTTAGGCGACGTAAAATAGATACCCGAAAGGCTTCCACGCACCCAAGATTCATCAATAGGCCACAAATCGTTCAAACGATGGGTCGATACTGCTTCGGCACAAAAAATAGGTTCCTTCCAGGGTTCCTTTTTGTCCAAAAGCAGGATTTGTCCAGCACCGCCCGTCAATTTTCCAAGCTGGTAAGCAGCCATAAGACCGGCCGGACCTGCCCCGCAGATCACCACTTTGTAAGAATTTGAACGAAAACAAGTCATTTCAACGTAAAATTAGTATTTATTTGGTCACTTTTTATTTTTAGTTGTTAGTTTTGCAAATTTTTTAGTTATTTTAGGGCTATCCGTTATTTGATTTACTTTTTCATAAAGGGAATTTGACTATGAATATGAAGAACGTCTATAAATTTGGTCTCTGCCTCCTTGGTGCTCTCGCGCTCAACGTGTCAGCACAGGATTTCAGAGGTAAGGACCTGAACACCTCCTTCCGTGACAAGCGTATCGACAACTACCAGTTCCAGAAGGCAAGGGCCATCAAGGGCGTTACGGACTTCCAGCGCTCTGCCGGTGAATCTCCGGACTTCGAAGAAGCAAACCTTCCCGAAGTCTCTTTCCGCAATGCTGTGATTAGCGGAGCCAACTTCGAAAAGGCAAACCTCAAGGGCGCAACGATTAGCGGTGCAGACATCCGTTCTGCAAACTTTGAAGGCGCAAACCTCGAAGGCGCAAACCTCTATCGTGCAACGCTTCTCGATAGCAAATTCCCGAAGGCAAACCTCAAGAGTGCTCGTCTTGACGCTATGAAGGTCTCTGACGAATGCGATTTCAGCAAGTCAGACCTCACTCAGGCATCTGTGATGGACATGGACCTTACCCGTGCTGACTTCAGCAAGGCAAACCTCACCAACACGAACTTCTCCCGTTCCTTGATGGCTAACAGCGACCTCCGCAAGACCACCATGGAAAAGACGGACTTCACAGCTTGCAACCTCATCGCTGCAAACTTCTCCGGTGTGAAGCTCAACAACGTAAACTTTGCTAAGGCAGGTCTTTCTCAGGCTGACTTCGACGGTGCAACGTTCAACAACGTGAACCTCCAGGAAGCTGACCTTTCCTTGACCACGTTCAATGATGTCGACCTCTCCAGAACCCAGCTCCAGAAGGCTAAGTTCGCCCAGTCCAAGGTCAAGAACATGAAGTTCAACAACCAGGACTTGAACGGCGTCATCTTCGACAAGGGCGAAGTTTCCAAGAGCTCTTTCGACAAGACCAAGCTCAACAAGTCTTCCTTCTTCGATGCGAGCGTCAGCAAGAACGTGTTCAACTACGCTGAACTCATGAAGGCAGTCTTCGACGGTGCTTATGTATTCAAGGACATCTTTGATAACGCAGACCTCACCAAGGCAAACTTCGCAAACTCCACCATCGAACGCTCTGCATTCAACAACGCTCAGCTTTCTGGTGCAAATTTCTCTGGTGCTAAGCTCATCAAGGTTACCTTCACCAACGCCAAGATGGAAGGTGTCAAAATCGACGCCGACACCAAGATGGAAGACGTAGACTTCTCTGGTGCAGACCTCACCGGTGCAAAGATTGAAAAGTTCACCGCCAAGCGCGTGATCTACAACGAAAGAACAAAGTTCCCCAGCGGTTTCGATCCGCGCGCATTCGGTTTCTCTAGACCAGGCGAAAAGCGCTAATAAAGCCTTTCAATAACGGAATATAGGGACGCTCACTTGAGCGCCCCTTTTCTTTTGCCCTTTTGCGTCAAAGGAGCCTTACTTCTTGTCCATGAGCCAGCTTATCGCTTCGGACAGAGAATGAACCCGCACAACCTTCATCGAACCCATATTCTCAGAAAGCTTGCAGCTCGCCGGCACAACCGCCTCCGTCATCCCAAGGCGGCTCGCTTCCTTGAGCCTCTGGTCTAAAAGACTTACGCCACGCACCTCGCCCGACAGTCCAAGCTCTCCAATCGCAATCGTCTGCCGCGAAAGCGGGATTCCCAAATGATTGCTCGCCACCGCTAACGCAAGCGCCAAGTCCGACGAAGCATCATTTACCTTCATGCCACCAGCTATGCTCGCAAACACATCCGAGGCGCCAATCGTCACACCACCGAACTTTTCCAAAAGCGCAAGGATAATCGTAAGTCGTTTCGGGTCTATCCCTGCCGCTACACGCTGCGGCACTGCAAAATTCGTCTGGTTCACAAGAGCCTGAGTTT
This is a stretch of genomic DNA from Fibrobacter sp. UWB13. It encodes these proteins:
- the proC gene encoding pyrroline-5-carboxylate reductase; translation: MNTTIFFAGTGNMGGAILRGLLNAGTDAKNIFFFDPSDKAAEAVSALGCVRVKSFAEGIEKANVTFLCVKPQIFKLVAAEWKAAASALKSEKTFISIMAGVARKSLIEVLGEKNQVLRVMPNLPLTVGKGSVGLATDGVSEETLKLAEEIFGNIGVTCRVAESLIDAVTGLSGSAPAYVFEFIEGLTRGGVKAGLTRDVALKLALGTIEGSVELVKQSGKSPSDLCAMVCSPAGTTIAGIDALEEGAFRSTLIKAVVAGTNRSKELGK
- a CDS encoding sigma-54-dependent Fis family transcriptional regulator produces the protein MRPSIDFFTKETSTSSFILDVLSSVDNTVDVHTPTSDEAPEIAENLRFPLAPIVIWDLDSFTAKNAELLSRLRDFSPDSMILAYAESPESYTEVSSKLYDTILSVEALRLHLMSKIARLKEIYNAKRIFRERMSHLVGKSDAMQRLRKNVERAILHTGPVLIQGESGVGKDLVARAIACVYDKFVTVNCSAIPESLFESELFGHTRGAFTGAQNERIGLFEDANGGAIFLDEIGDMPLHAQVKLLRVIQNHEIRPIGANKTRHIDVRIIAATNRDLREEIREKRFREDLYYRLNVIPMQLSPLRDRKEDIEDLANYFIRQYSPAGEPYTLSPEALQKLQNHNWPGNIRELENVIQRALCFTDPGVLRAEDLQIDENSDNNSVSFTSADRAAIKAFNASNYEEFRELQLDEEREFLKSTIRNCDGSVSLAAERLRMNRTALYNRLTRLGLSVKNVQS
- a CDS encoding TraB/GumN family protein yields the protein MSDENSSVWVLGSIHLADSTLYPLAPVIDSAFARSDELAVELNMNDEEVVKEIGKESVSQGMLEDRLLRDILPPEMWKSLDSLCAAWDIPMVVFEKMRPWLVATTLSAYAFEQAGLNPEYGIDYVLLDRAASDGKAIVGLETAEEQIGALADTTESDSAGVYYLKTTLREIADFETLVGNLIHAWKTGDDDLLRSLLNKDDEEDESDESLSSDQKFKDGFEQRVYVNRNAKMAESIATFLREDRNVFVVVGVAHLALEKDNVIDALRKRGFKIERF
- a CDS encoding ABC transporter ATP-binding protein, with product MTSVESQNILLECKDLLVGYGKALPSMKFPFDFSLASGNVVALMGENGCGKSSLLKTFAGLLAPVAGEVSLEGKSLTEWAPRERAQEISLVRMSSAVPPRMSVSEFVRLGRSPYSGIFDSRTEEDNRIVENSMALLDVANFANRPIAELSDGERSRVFLAEAVAQQVKILLLDEPNAFLDIPRSHALFRLLKKIAVERQMGIVVSTHSVEYAERYCDKIMVVNGGTVKVASAADARKNGLLDWTEICDAL
- a CDS encoding iron ABC transporter permease — protein: MRRLLIGFIALVILIVLLCVATLCFGAVNIPFSSVVQALFSPGADVSSNILWNLRIPRMIAAILAGASLAVSGLSLQTVFRNPLAGPFVLGISSGASLGVALALLAGIGFGSVGVLGSAALGALLVTLVVMFAATRFAQTGVLLIVGLLTGYFIDSIVSVLIAGNSSESLRVYVAWGMGSFGRVTLGDVWIFVAAVLVGLVMIGVSLRYLNAALLGDDFAHGLGLNVKRSKICVLLGASLLAGATTAFCGPVAFIGIAVPHLAYLLFKTTNHRVLLPGAALCGVALALLGGLFPASVPLNAVLSLVGVPVILWVLVRGSGARL
- the nspC gene encoding carboxynorspermidine decarboxylase; the encoded protein is MLDYSQVPSPCFVLDETRLRRNMEILDDIQKKTGVKIICALKGYSFWRSFPLIGEYLAGATASSLNEARLAREEMNKEVHVFAPVYEDDEIDAILDAADHITFNSFSQWQRYKDKTLAHGVSAGIRVNPEFSTVETDLYNPCGKFSRLGVTEKEFKPELLDGIDGLHFHALCEQDADALEGVLAAFERHFGKYLPQMKWVNFGGGHHITRKDYHRDELVRILKDFSARYPHLQVIMEPGEAIGWQTGELVTSVGDIVHNEMDIAILNVSISAHMPDCLEMPYRPNIIGAAFPGEKAHTYKLTGNSCLAGDQLGDFSFDEPLKVGDRIIFEDMIHYTMVKTTFFNGVRHPSIGKFDENGKFHLLHKFTYEQFKEKL
- the tsaE gene encoding tRNA (adenosine(37)-N6)-threonylcarbamoyltransferase complex ATPase subunit type 1 TsaE; this encodes MLFHSEQDTYNWALGFAKELKVGDKVALYGNLGAGKTVISRGICKGLGFEGTVCSPTYTILHEYPNNPPIFHFDLYRLEGGADLYEVGMDPDYLESGISLIEWPERLEENDAGITHVVKIQIVSETEREITLTVVGH
- a CDS encoding SufE family protein — encoded protein: MIMSESIVDRQEKIRAKFASFTDPDDKWKFLLDLAREHKGMDASLKAEKFIIQGCASTMYLVPKFDGAKIHFEMDVEGGTTNPLISRGLGALALQIFNDMAPADILSVDPTFFQKIGLNVGLSPTRSNGFASLLKQIYLYARVFDAISKK
- a CDS encoding NAD(P)/FAD-dependent oxidoreductase; this encodes MTCFRSNSYKVVICGAGPAGLMAAYQLGKLTGGAGQILLLDKKEPWKEPIFCAEAVSTHRLNDLWPIDESWVRGSLSGIYFTSPKGYKAEFYSKDCGRLLDRSKFHHAIADACVEAGVECRFDALVKSIEKAEKGWNLNVQVGGEKFLLSAEAFIDASGPGCRLTRGIPCLEGIESGDTDLEPGIFAVAEGIEHERDHIDLLYGSEFEGGYGWIFPRDGKEVNVGFVLSKDAKPDMPLREKLKHFIATHYPNAKIKAIYGGMIACGQSDKPLAKCGLFKAGDAASCVNPLSRSGIVEALLSGKITAEAVHEWLNATDDGARARIEASVLDRWMAKLGKSHLQIARAKPGLAKIKDEQFDKAAMRLSKLPREKQTLLRIFWAVLWSCPSVIWKMRSFLH
- a CDS encoding pentapeptide repeat-containing protein, which produces MNMKNVYKFGLCLLGALALNVSAQDFRGKDLNTSFRDKRIDNYQFQKARAIKGVTDFQRSAGESPDFEEANLPEVSFRNAVISGANFEKANLKGATISGADIRSANFEGANLEGANLYRATLLDSKFPKANLKSARLDAMKVSDECDFSKSDLTQASVMDMDLTRADFSKANLTNTNFSRSLMANSDLRKTTMEKTDFTACNLIAANFSGVKLNNVNFAKAGLSQADFDGATFNNVNLQEADLSLTTFNDVDLSRTQLQKAKFAQSKVKNMKFNNQDLNGVIFDKGEVSKSSFDKTKLNKSSFFDASVSKNVFNYAELMKAVFDGAYVFKDIFDNADLTKANFANSTIERSAFNNAQLSGANFSGAKLIKVTFTNAKMEGVKIDADTKMEDVDFSGADLTGAKIEKFTAKRVIYNERTKFPSGFDPRAFGFSRPGEKR